CATCCAATTTCCAACCATCCAATTTCCAACCACCCAATTTCTTGGATTGATCTTCAATTTGAGCAGATTGACTCTCCACTCTCCTTGATTGCTCAACCATTTTTTCCTCCAATTGTTTCAAGTGATCATCCATTGCTCGTCGAGTTGCAGGAGCCAGATTGCTACAATCAATCAGTTCCAGTATTCCTGTTGCTCGATTTAAACCCAATTTCTGTGATCAATTGTCCTAGTAGATTACACTAGACTATCAAGCATCGAGTGCAATCAGAgtagctctgataccaatgtAGCAGGACAATGAGTCACTGCAAATGATTATCTTAATCAGATAGAAAGAAGAAGATTGCAGAAGCAGATTGAGAAGAAgatagaagaagaagaagaagaagaagaagaagaagaagaagaagaagaagaagaagaagaagaagaagaagaagaagaagaagaagaagaagaagaagaagagaacgAGAGAGATAGAATGAGATTAGGAAGTAATTGTATTATTGATTGATCAACTTGTAATTACAATTGAGTATTTATAATACAAGAGAATCATCATTGCATAACTACAACTAGCCTAACAACTAACTGATTACAAAAGTCTGTTACAACAGAAATAACAGAAAGTCAAATGTTTGACTTTTGATCATCAAAGCTAAAAGTCAACGAGATTGATTTTGATCATAATTCTCCCCTAACACACCACCGCCGCAACAACCCCCACAAACAACCTCCTAaaacctctttctctctccactgACTTCTCCCCAGCTCCAATGCACGGAAACACCCTCCGCGTCGCTTATCAAGGCGTCCCCGGCGCGTACTCTGAAGCCGCCGCCGGGAAAGCATATCACGGATTCCCGGTTACGAAGCCATCCCTTGCGATCAATTCGAAGTGGCGTTTCAAGTAGTGGAGCTCTGGATCGCCGATCGGGCAGTTCTAGTTGAGAACTCCCTCGGCGGTTCGACTCACCGGAATTACGATCTTTTGCTTCGTCATAGGCTCCATATTGTCGGGGAGGTTCAGCTTCCGGTTCATTGTTTGTTGGCTTTTCCTGGGGTGAGGAAAGAGTATCTGACGCGCGTGATTTCCCAACCGCAAACGCTAGCCCAGTGCGAGCACACGCTCACCAAGCTGGGATTGAATGTTACTCGAGAAGCCGTTGATGATACTGCTGGCGTCGCCGAGTATGTTTCTACTCATGGGTTGAGGGATACCGCCGCCATCGCAGGAGAGGAGTGGACGTGTTGTTGAGGTGGAAAGGTGTTTTGATGGTGGGTTCATTATGAGTGTGGTGTTGCAGGCATTAGTTGGTGTTGATGGTGGGTGAATTGTTGCCGGAGGCAGGAGGGATGAAAGAGGGAGGAAGGATGAATGAAGgggaaaaaaaagggaaaaaaaagtatttaattttttttataacgaATGGTTACATGACACGTGTATTAGTTACCTGTTGTATCAGGTTGGTGACCGGTTGAGTGCAATAAAATTTAATGGGGgtacaaaggttggattattagataataatctaaaggttggattattaatggaaaatcgtcgaaaggttggattatttaaagtaatttttcctaatagttatgattttatgttAATAGTTGATAGGTTTCGTGTTAACAGTTAAGGTTTTTGTTATTAGTTAAACTTTGCTTGTTAATAGTTAGCGATATTATGGGgataagacggtcttacacaaaactTACTCTTTAATTTAAGATTCTGAGAAATGTAGTTATAGAATAATGTCTTTCAAATATATACCATTAACATGTTAAACAAAGTCTGTTATTTAGCTGGACAATTATTTCCCAATTAACACGTgttgaaataaaattcaaaaagaTGCCAAATTGAAGAAAATATCTACTTCCTctggttttttttattattattgcaccatttgatgtttcacgcttgccaatgcaaaaCTTTAGCCTTTAATACCTCTTATCCGGAAATAATCTTAACTTCTGTATTTCTCCACTTCCCTCCCTCTAAGGCCTAAACACAGAGTTGGGGAAAGATTATTCTTCGCCAAAAATACAAGCCAATATTGGTTTGTCATGAACGCAAAAGTTTACAAACACACACAAGGCTGCTAAGGTGGATCAAGAATATTAACAAACAGATAAGAGAGAAACTTACACTAAGAATGTATTGTCAGGAATTTCTGCTGGCATCAATGTGAAAATCGATAAAGACCAACATGATATGCACACAAATCCTGGTATCCATGATTTCCATGGAATTGCACGATGAAGATATAAAGGAGCAACGATACCAGCAATTAGGAAGCACCAGGTGTACAGCCTTCTTTCTGTAAAGCTGTATACCTACCAAAGAGGCaaacaattcaaaatcaaaatttggAAGTTCCATTAATAGCTCAACACTTCAATGAATAGCATGATCAAATTGTTTAGTTCCAGAAATACCAGAAATTCGAGAACAATCAGTGACACAGCGCAATAAGCTAGAAGTTTGATGACGTAAACAAATTTCTCCTTCTGAAAGCTTCTCAGTAAAGCATTTAGAAACTGGTATTGACTAAAAATTTGTGTCCAAAGGAAAACAGTCATAGCAGTGTAAGCATGGTATAGAGGAGGAGAACGCTCAATAAACAGAACTATGCAAAATGCCCCCATTAGCAAACTTCCAAATATGTAGACCTGCAAAAAGAGATATTGTAATATGTCATGATATGATGCAAAAGCAAGGTCCAGACTTAGATCTATACATTAAGAACATAGCATTTTTATGTAATGAGTAAAATAACTTTCCTACTAAAAATGACTGCCTGCCTAATGCCTACAATATTGCTAGTCGCCTACACACCTGATAAAGCAACTGTCATGTGACTCATACCACTGTTTCCTTTTGCAGAATGTCATCACACATTCTGATTCTTTTTATAGCCTGATTCTAAACGATACGATTACCAGAGTTGGATAATTAATCATTATGAATTATGCTTAGTTGCTACGTACTCATAGTATTTTTCTACTTACTTGTTATGGAATATAATAAAGGCTAATTGATGACATCTATTCATCTAGACTATAATTTCAAATATAATTGAAGTAGTTGAGTTTTATTACAGAGTATTATGTTTATAACCGACTCGAAAAAAGCAACCATCTGACTTAAAATCTTGGCTCCAGTCCTCTTATAGGTAACTAAATGATTTTTCTGTTAATGATTTGCCAACCGATCGTCATATCATCAGTATTAGTTTTCTCTAATTGTGAATTATCCTTTTATTAGTCTATTTGTGAAAATTTATAGCTTAGATAATTGTCTAAATTATGTGCAAATTGAATTTATTTGTTGTGATAATTCCAAAAAACAAATACTTCGTATAGAACCACCATTTTAGAATTTCTAGATCCGCCCCTGGTTGTTATGGAGTTATGGTAGAGCCAAGCTGAATTATTGAGTGATGCAACTGACTCCTCAACCTATAAAATTGGGACATTACTCTAATTTACATATCCTACAAAATGGACAGGTAGCTTGTCAATAAATGCAATTAGACACAAGCCTAATGACATTTCTTTCTTTTGTCactgtttattttcttcatgtATAATATTCCTTACCAGCACAATTCTTCCCAACTCCACACTGTCCTTAATTCTCCTTGCACAGATCAGTTCCTTGCAAAAAGAGTTTGACTCTTACATAAACAGCAGACAATCTATGGAAGCACGAGTGCTCTATGAGTAAAAAGCAGTCACAACTCCACAAGAACAGAACACATTCTGCATGTACCACAGAAATTCAGAGATAAAAAACTACAACAGGCAACAAAATAAGGTTACGAGTAGTCGAGTAGACATATTTTATCCATACCTTTCCCATCTTGTTATCCGTTTGAACCGCTTCCTCTTTGTGCATCATCTGACTAGGCAAGCCGGTATATGATTGCAACACGTGGACAACTAGATAAAATATCCAGCCAATATATCCAAGAATCACTACTGTCATGAGCATCATCCAATCATAAGTTTGAAAATAATGGAGTCCTTGAAGTGCCAGTTTTCTGAGATTTTCAGATAGTTCCATCGCACTTTGATAGTCTTTAGTAGAGATGAGCTCTTCAATTTTGTCCAACACCATGGAATAGTTGGCCAGCGGCTTGAAAGTCTTAAAGTACATAGAGTGGGACTGTTTTATATCTATTTGTTGTCAGGAAAATAACACTAGATATTACAATTCACTACAAAATCATAAAGGACATGATGCATAATCCTCATAAAAACATTCGAAGTCTCACTTTCAAGGTACTCTTTGTTTTGGGGATTTGTAATTTAGGAGATAATCAATGAAAAGACAAGCAAAAGATAAAACTTGAATCGATAATcacatacaacaacaacaacaaagccttagttgttgttgttgttgtatgtgATTATCGATTCACGTTTTATCGATAATCACATAGTTAAATGAAATTAAGAGTTCAATCTTCAACCGCACGCATTGTTTGATTAAGATTGAACAATCACATAATTAAAGCTCAAAAAGATgcaaataggagagagaaaatctcATTTTAATGGCAGGCAAAAGTTACTTTTACAAGATAAATTCTCCCCTTTTGGTAGCTACCAGCCTACCACCTCTTGGGTTACCCTAGATAACTACTAACTAGAGCCCTTAGATTACATCTGAATGGCCAGGATTAACTCGTTAAATACAAGGAGAATTAAAAACATCCCGTTGCAGATTTGCGCCGATGATACAATCACAGGACCAAAAAGATGGAAAAGGAAGAAATCAGCAAAAAGGAGGGAATGGCAGTTAATTCTGTTACTACTGTTCCATTGAACGAGAGTGGCATTATGACATCAGAAAAGCAATGACATCAGGTGAAGAAAAGAATGTGGAATATGACAGCTATGAGGTATACATAATTACATATACCTGACTGAGGCAGCAGGCAGTAAGAAAGttggagaagaagaagagagaggCACCTTACAGCTGTCATTTGACTCTCATTGTATTTAGCAATTTTGTCCTTTTCCTTATTTCCAGAATTATGCGTTATAACTTATAAGGCTATTTAAGCCGAAACTCTGATGTATTTGGATCTCTTTTGACTGAAATTTACCTCCCCTTTTATCTCTCTCTGACTCTCTCAATACTATTCTCTAATGTTTTAATAATACTCTAGTTATTTTCCTCAAAAAATTGCCCTTCATTCTTTAAGGATCATTTTATGGGATTAGCTAAATCAATCTCCATCTTAGCTAGCTAGGGTCCGATTGGTCTAACATAGTATAAAATGAGCCTTATTTGGTCAAAATATGTCTACTCGTAGCCTTATTTTCCTCAAAGTAGTAGATTGTAACAGCCGAGCGGGGTAAAGATTCCCCGGGCAGGTTGAGGCAACATTCATCTTGAAAAGGCTAAAAATGAAGATACCCTGAACAGAACCCGGAAAGGGGAGCCGAATGCCCCAGGCAGGCGCTGCCCTGAGAACAACTTCTGTGTGAAATTCCCCGCGACCTAACTTTTGACGTTAAAATCTTCACTTTTCCTTACACTTCCACTAATATCCCTTTACCCTCCAAAGTAGTTTAGGCTCTATTCAAAGTACCAAGAGAGATTACTCTGAGGATCAGGACGGTCAAACCCATAGGTTGACCACCAAATTATCCTCTACTAAGGCCGAAGAAACCACCATAGGGCCAACTAGCCATGACAAGTGGCACTTCCCTGACTTATAAATCCACCAAGTCTAATGCTCCTAAACACCAGGACAAACAAAAGAATGAATTATTGTACAACTAAATGTAAGTAATATAACACCCGGTTTATACAACATCATAGAATTCAGCAACAAACCACCACAACAGAAACCATGCATAACATAGTAGAATAAAAAGTCTGACATGGGTACAAACGTTCACAAATACTATTGATTCTGACCAGACTAGGAACAATACTCCTAGCAGTAGAATACAACTTTCCACATTTATATGAAATTGACTGTCCTAGATGCAGTGAACAAAACTGAGGATTAAGAAGAAACGATGATGGGACGACAAATATTTGAACTTTCATAACAAATCATATCGTTGACAGCCTACATAGTGCATACAAGACAACCCTTTCCCACTTGTACAAGGTACATTGTCAGATTGTCACCTTCTTTGAAGGGCTATTTGGCATATTGATTGACAAACCAGATCTTGGCTTGAAATCCGGAATTAGAAAGGGAAAGGCCAGATTTCAGCTGGTAAGTTTGTCTCTTCACCAACTTCTAAAAATCCACTATATTGCATACATCACTTTTATAAACCCGTAGATTTCTTTTCCCCAAATTTTGAAGCACgtgataatttttaaaattatgagACTGTGGTTTATGAGATTTTGTATTAGATAACAAAATGGAATTAAGAAACATGATTCCATTGATTTTTTATGGTCATCATcaacaaggaaaaagaaaagcatCTAGAAAAGATAACTCATTTCCTAGTATGAAATGTTCCAAAACAACAGAAAGCCAAGTAATcctaaaatttattttatcgAAAATCCAGTCTTTCTAAAAAAAAGTAACTAATGAGTGAGATGAAAGAACAATGTATTATGTGCAGAAAATGCAGGACAGTTGGCATCGTGAGCGGTGAGCCTAAACTTGGAAATTTTAACAAGAAGGATACATGACTTGCGGAGAAACTGGTTCAAAATCTGTTTGGTATTAGCAAGCACAGCTTCAACTTCTTCAGCCTGGAAACTTTCAGTTAGTGAAATAAAGTTACATGAAGAAATGACAAACAAACAGATAACAAATAATTTTTAAGAGGTAAACTTCTAACAAATAACTGTTGAAAAGTAGTGCTAAACAACTAATTTTTAAGCTTACCTCATTGAAGTCAATGTAATCAAGAGGTAAACTTCCAACTGAGTTTACAGGACATGGCAGACCAAGTAGAGTGGACTGTTAAGAAGCCAAATAAGAAATGAGAACTGTACATTATCAGCTGTAAGGGAACAAAAAGGGTATTAACGGATGATCAAGGAAGACAAAAAACCATCAGTGGCGAAATATCAGCCTGATTGACATCCACCCTCTCTATGCCATCAAGACCCCATTCATTTGGTGTTGGTGTGTCATGAGAATGTTCATCAACAAAACGGAAACCACAATCAGAATGGTTACCGGAGATAGGCTTGGGAGTTTTCACTCCAGCTCCCCAAGCAACAAGGGGTGTATCAGTATTTGAAGGATGTCCATCACCATGACTACCTATGCATCAGCTCCAGCAAGTCAAAGAAAAAGTATAAGAACAAGAAAATCTGATAACACTACGCAGCACATCAAAATTATTGACTTTGCTGGAATAGCAGTTTAACACATCCTAGTATGTCTATGACTATTCCCTTCTTTTTGGGAGGGGGAAATCAACTCAAGTACCTCTTATATTTTTCTAGATCTTGAAACCATCATATTTATTCTATTTACCAAGATATTATGAGGCCTGATTAAGACTTTTGTACATTATCATCCAGTTCAATAATTCAGTTTTTACATTTACCATCCGTATTCATAGAAGCTCCTCATGTAAACACCAAAAAGATACAGCTAAGCCATTTGTGCAAACAGAACAAAGTGTAGGTTCCTTAGCTTTCATATATTACCATCATCATCTTTGATACATTTTAGTTGATTCCCTAATCTCAAATGACTAATTTATTAGTGAACTTCATATAGTGACAAGATGGCTGGTTATTTTCATGCTATGGCAAGGTTGAAGTTTCCCAATATTAATATGATAATAACACCATTCCAGATCCTCTGGTTCAGCTATCGTTAACAATAATATGTAGCTTGTATGATTGAATAGCATTGAACAATATAATATTCATTCCATGGAAGTCAGAAATTTTCATGTCTTTGGTTCAGAGGAGCACAAAAGCACCAGGAACGTTGGAGAACCTATGCAATTATCACTTCCTTTTCCGTAGTGGAAGTCAAGGCATCCCCGGGAGAGCTTCATTCAGACATCCTAAGTCATTGACAAATGACAGGTTAATTATATTCTCTTACGAGCTTACATCAAGAACTTAACTGTTTTGGAGATAATTGCAGTTGAATATAGAGGGGTTTCAACTCAACTAGCAGGTGCAGCTACATAGTAATTCAAGAAAATCTCTTGCCTGAGTTGCTTTTTTCATGTGGGGGTGATGAGATTGCAAGGTAGATTTCATGAATATGGAATGCCTCAAACTTTGGGATGATGTACTCTACTGCTCTCTTTTCTACCAACATGAAAGGGAGAAGCCAATCAAGCCATGGAAAaggaaaagagaggagagacaaAATGCACGATAGGGGGCTTTATGGGTTTTATTTGAGCTGTCATTTCTTGGCAGCAAGCTGATGTACAAAAATAACCACTATGAGAAACACAAACAGATAACCAAACCATTTTATTGCTGAATTCCTTGGAAGGGAGGTCTAGGGGTTCACTTCCTTGTAATTTCGAAGTTCCAATTAGAATTTCGTGTCAGGAAACCAACCGAGGTCTAAGCAGATTTGACATTCATGCATCTATTTTTCCATTGTTTTTGTATCCTTTGAGATGAAGTGATCAACAGTTAGTCATTGCATATAGACTTCTAAATAATTTAATACTTCagagaaaaagaaaacacaGGCCATTGCACGCACTGCAACCTAATAAAACACGAAGCAAGAAGCGAAAGAATAAGTCAAGCTTTTGAGGCCATTTCACTCGTATTTCTACACAGGATAAAGGAAAGAAGTCTATAAGAGAAAATACAAGTTCTTTTGTTTAGTTCAAGAGGAAACTAGCTCCTATTTATTCTATTGATTGTTTGGGTTTTAgaagttttaaactatttaaaaaaaaaagagagataaCAAAGCACCACCCCGTCCTTACCTAACTGACAACCACCTCAATGTCCAGCGTTACAGTGCCTGCTCAGCCACTTCTCCCTCACCACTGCCACCAACACCACCATTCTCCCCTATCACCGTTTCACCGCAACGTCACCTTCCTCTTCATCTATTGAAAATATTACTTGAGAATTGCAGAGATGGCCTTTAGGTGGGAGGATTCAACCACCAAAGCTCCACGGCCTTTATTGGTCAAATTCAAGCACCAAAGTTCATAATTGTGGAAATTCTTTCAACCTTATCTTAATGTTAGTCAACTGGTGGCTTGCTTCAGAAGTTGGGGGGAGACACCAATTTCCACTGAAGTGCCACCTCTAGTCGTCACCAAAAGTAATGACAACATCAGGATTCAATGATTGAGACTGTGCAAGGGAGCTTGCTTAGGTGATAAGGTTGCTTAGGTGACAGACAGGGTGGCGATGTGGGAGTACGGGTGATGATAACAGTGGAAACTGGAATAGTAAGGTTTGGAGGGTGGTATTTAATTATATTCATAACGATTCAGTTTCGGCCAGGTtcgcttttttttttgttcaaatGAAGGGAGTTAAGCCTATGGGAGTAGTGAAATTCGCAACACCTGCGCTTGGGGTGACTTCAAACAAGAGGAACAGAAATTTCTTAAGTGGTCAACTGGTCAACCAAGCATCAACTTAGGGAAACCAGGAATTTGGTTTTCTTTCTATTTCCTTGTTCCAGTAAACCAAATGGCCTCTTGGATAAAACAGAAGGGAAATGAAGAAAAAATAAGGGCAGATGAAGAAGAGTAGCAATAGAAACCAAGTTCTAAGAGATCAAATAGTCTCTTACCTTTGTCGCTCATCCCATGGTCAGCTGTAAAGATGTATGCAGTTCGGTTGTCCTTGAAATGGCCCTCAAGTAGATTATACACTCTCTCAGCAATGTGGTCCACAACCTTAACATTATTGAGATAGATAGATGAGAACGGGCGATGAGCATGACCATTTGAATCACAACCGAGAAGATGCAAAAATATAGCAATGCCGTCCTGCTTAAGTAAGTGCTCCAAGTTCTGGTCTTCCTTAGAATTGTTCAAAAGACTTTGAAATTGATCAAAGGACCATTCATCCAAAAAGGACGCATCTGCATGAACACTTAGAATTATTAAAGCATCCTCATGAATAATAAGCAGTCATTACAAATTACTTTTAAGACACAACTCACTAGTCATTAGTTTAAATGGAAGTTCATATACATCAACATAACAAATCTCATCAGAGGCTTTTACTGCAAAGATTTTACTCTCTCAATAGTATGCATCAAGTTAGATTAACCAATATATCAGACTTTAACCTCCCCAATCAAATGACGATGAGTGGCAGAGTTGTTGTGAACTTGTAACTTCACCAAACAAATGAAATATGACCTCAGAAAGTTTAATCCTTTTTTGTACATAAGTACGTGTAGAACTATCTTAAAACAGACAACCGCAACATGACACATATCAAAACCTTAGATATCAGGAGTTCAGGACCTTCAATCTTCTCAGGACCAGAGGTGATTCCAAGCTTAATAACCAGTGTATAAAAAAGCGCAAAGCGCACTAAAGCGATATGAGTCCTAGAGCTTAAGCGCAAAGCGCAAGCGCAAGGCGCGGGCTTCATCGAAGTGAAGCGCACTTTTTAAGAATTAAAGATTTTTACTATTATGAATATATATCTTACTCAAAAAACcacaaaaatatataaacatcagatttgcttccaaaaatatattactcgctttaacaaaaatatattactccttgctttaacaaaaataaagcatATAACATAGTGTTTATCCAGAAGCTAGGGTCGGCTGTTGTGACTGTTGtcttctcttttcttcttttttggaCTGTTGGTATAATGGTATACTCTCTATTGTTAAGGATTAATAAGGAGTGGTCCAAAACACACTAATAACGTATAAAAAAGATTTCAACGTaaagtaataataaaaaaaagaatttcaATGAAGCACCAAAAGCGTGCTTTTTGCACTTCGCGGGCTTCATGCGCTTAAGCGCGCTTCGGCGGGGCTTAATCACAAGAGCTTCGCTCAGACCTAATTAAGCGTTTTGCCCTAGAGCTTCGAGCTTCAGGGCTTAAGCGTGCTTTAAGGGCGCTTTTTTAAACACTGTTAATAACTAATGTAGACATCAGTTCTTAGATATTTTGACACGTGGGAAAGAGTCCCCAGTAGGAAACAACCAGCGATAAAAACTACAACAGACATTACCGAAACAGGTAGAAAAGTACCAGTAGCAAAGTCCTCAAACTCATGAGGATACGATTTCCATGTGCTGTGGGGCAACGCACCACAGAATATAGGTACAATATCCGGGCTGCCATATGAAAATGTATGACGGCTGCGGTTAAATACTGAATCGAATTCGACTGGATTAGCTTTCCACCCTGCATAATAGAATAAAGTAAGCTTCAACATACAAAGTTGTCTAAAAAATCATCTCAGTTATTTTAAAAGACAGAATTTCTTCACAGAGGTCACTTTGAAGAAAGAAACAAATTCCATCAATAAGCTGATGAGATTTCAGTAATAACACCTTTTGTAACAGCACTAGGATCCTCGTAGAAACCAGCTATAATAGAGACATGACCAGGCCTTGACTCTGTTGGAGGCCTAGCATGGGACACACCCCAACGCCCTCGTTCTTTTATCACACTTCTAAGGAACGGTGCTCGGTAATTCCCTTCCTCATCCGGCTCAAAGAATTTGTCAGCTCGCAAACCATCAGCTGCCATTATCATTACaatatttttagggtttcaatatATTATCAAACATCAAATGAAATACATTATACACCATCCAATGTTTCAAGCCCTAACTACCAAACACTCATTTGTTTTAACAActagtaaataaaaaatagacatAAAATTGTTCTTGCATGATGGAAGCTTGCGTAATCAGCAACAAACCCCCAGATCATAATTCTGGATGTAGCTCTATAGAAAAGTTAAAGAGTAATTAAGGAAACCGC
This sequence is a window from Spinacia oleracea cultivar Varoflay chromosome 1, BTI_SOV_V1, whole genome shotgun sequence. Protein-coding genes within it:
- the LOC110796676 gene encoding GPI ethanolamine phosphate transferase 1 isoform X2; this translates as MRRDGILGDNVSSEASIGLGKNSKTWVKRREKWLVVLGVILHAVYMLSIFDIYFKSPIVHGMDPVKPRFSPPAKRLVLLVADGLRADKFFEPDEEGNYRAPFLRSVIKERGRWGVSHARPPTESRPGHVSIIAGFYEDPSAVTKGWKANPVEFDSVFNRSRHTFSYGSPDIVPIFCGALPHSTWKSYPHEFEDFATDASFLDEWSFDQFQSLLNNSKEDQNLEHLLKQDGIAIFLHLLGCDSNGHAHRPFSSIYLNNVKVVDHIAERVYNLLEGHFKDNRTAYIFTADHGMSDKGSHGDGHPSNTDTPLVAWGAGVKTPKPISGNHSDCGFRFVDEHSHDTPTPNEWGLDGIERVDVNQADISPLMSTLLGLPCPVNSVGSLPLDYIDFNEAEEVEAVLANTKQILNQFLRKSYIKQSHSMYFKTFKPLANYSMVLDKIEELISTKDYQSAMELSENLRKLALQGLHYFQTYDWMMLMTVVILGYIGWIFYLVVHVLQSYTGLPSQMMHKEEAVQTDNKMGKVYIFGSLLMGAFCIVLFIERSPPLYHAYTAMTVFLWTQIFSQYQFLNALLRSFQKEKFVYVIKLLAYCAVSLIVLEFLVYSFTERRLYTWCFLIAGIVAPLYLHRAIPWKSWIPGFVCISCWSLSIFTLMPAEIPDNTFLVVVSGALIILIGLAARWLELHYGENKYWQHILNPELTMLKFQMLFPLQAVLVGLSSVMVPLSTSHRTQKQELLVFHQLTNWFVAGFSMVLPLFSAPCLLSRLTSIFLGFAPAFLLLSIGYEALFYAALGLVLMAWILFENTNLYLSKVSRYSVSAKGVDEKASNENGNRSLELSDARIALIF
- the LOC110796676 gene encoding uncharacterized protein isoform X1, yielding MRRDGILGDNVSSEASIGLGKNSKTWVKRREKWLVVLGVILHAVYMLSIFDIYFKSPIVHGMDPVKPRFSPPAKRLVLLVADGLRADKFFEPDEEGNYRAPFLRSVIKERGRWGVSHARPPTESRPGHVSIIAGFYEDPSAVTKGWKANPVEFDSVFNRSRHTFSYGSPDIVPIFCGALPHSTWKSYPHEFEDFATDASFLDEWSFDQFQSLLNNSKEDQNLEHLLKQDGIAIFLHLLGCDSNGHAHRPFSSIYLNNVKVVDHIAERVYNLLEGHFKDNRTAYIFTADHGMSDKGSHGDGHPSNTDTPLVAWGAGVKTPKPISGNHSDCGFRFVDEHSHDTPTPNEWGLDGIERVDVNQADISPLMSTLLGLPCPVNSVGSLPLDYIDFNEAEEVEAVLANTKQILNQFLRKSYIKQSHSMYFKTFKPLANYSMVLDKIEELISTKDYQSAMELSENLRKLALQGLHYFQTYDWMMLMTVVILGYIGWIFYLVVHVLQSYTGLPSQMMHKEEAVQTDNKMGKVYIFGSLLMGAFCIVLFIERSPPLYHAYTAMTVFLWTQIFSQYQFLNALLRSFQKEKFVYVIKLLAYCAVSLIVLEFLVYSFTERRLYTWCFLIAGIVAPLYLHRAIPWKSWIPGFVCISCWSLSIFTLMPAEIPDNTFLVVVSGALIILIGLAARWLELHYGENKYWQHILNPELTMLKFQMLFPLQAVLVGLSSVMVPLSTSHRTQKQELLVFHQLTNWFVAGFSMVLPLFSAPCLLSRLTSIFLGFAPAFLLLSIGYEALFYAALGLVLMAWILFENTNLYLSKVSRYSVSAKGVDEKASNENGNRSLELSDARIALIFMVLFNVAFFGTGNFASIASFEISSVYRFITIFSPFLMAALLIFKLFIPFMLVICVFSAITKLIRVPRLGLYFLVILFSDVMTIHFFFLVRNTGSWMEIGNSISHFGIMSAQVVFVLLLFALTNIYTKDIQIKSAASLSRKSV